The genomic segment cctctgtacattgctgcattcatctttccttctATCCTGAATAGTctaccagttcctgctgctgaaaaacatccccacagcatgatgttgtcaccaccatgcttcactgtacggatggtattagcctggtgatgagcggtgggtggttttctccaaacgtaccGCCTGggattcactccaaagagttcaattttagtctcatcagcccagagaattttgtttcttatagtcTAAGAGTCCTtttgatgccttttggcaaattccaggcggtagaggcttccgtctggccactctaccatacagccctgattggtggattgctgcacagatggttgtccttctgtaagtttctcctctccacagaagaacgctggagctctgacagagtgaccattgggttattgatcacctccctgactaaggcccttcgccccgatcactcagcttagatggccggccagctctagaaagagtccaggtggttccaaacatcttccacttatgaatGATGGAGGTCAcagtgctcattggaactttcagagcagcagaaacttttctgtaaccttccccagccttgtgccttaagacaatcctgtctaggaggtctacagacaattcctttgtcttcatgcttggtttgtgctttgacatgcacggtcaaccctgggaccttatatagacagatgtatgccttttcaaatcatgtccaatcaacttaatttaccacaggtgaactccaattaagctgctgaaacatctcaagattgATCATTGGaagcagaatgtacctgagctcaatttagagcttcacaacaaaggctgtgaatactgatgtacatgtgatttttcaggttttttgttttttattttaataaatttgcaacaatttcaaaaacatttttcacattgtcattatggggtattgtgtgtagaattgtgaGGAAATAATTTactctattttggaataaggctgcaacataaaaaaatgtggaaaaactcaagcgctatgaatactttccggatgcactgtatctgCCATTTGATTGATAggaaataatcatttaataaaatatagtaacATAATCTACTAACAATCTAGTACCTAACTGTAGAATTGCATCTAGCCAAGTATGCATTGTTACACTTTAAATTAATCTTACCCGTTACAAAATGTCACACATAAAGGACATTGGTCTGTGTGTGAGCTATTCAGAAATACCTATTCAAAATGACCTATTATACCAATGTTTTATTCTGGTTCGGTAACTAATTTTGCTCATTTAAACTGAATTTGACTTGAGGTAGCAAACAGGACGCAGACATGAGAATGTTAGATAGAAAAGACATTCAAATGTATTGATGTTCACACACAGTAAGTGATATTTAAATAGAACTGCAACTCTTGTCATACAATACAGTACTGTTTATGCTCAACAAGGCTTCAATAAGAAGAATTTATGTAGCAGTAATGCGATCTGAAattgattttaaatgtttctatGTTGTGCTTGATATATTTGTGGAACCTTTGTGTTCTTTCAGCAATATAAAGTTCTGAAGAACATCATTTGTCTCAAATAGTAATATTTTGTAGCTGTATTACACATCCCAGTCCAGTAAAGTGGCTATGCCTCTTTATAAAGAGGCTCTATTAGAttgtgtttttacttttaaaagctgctattgtataaaaaaaaatcaaaattgcCAAAACGCAAAAAACGTCTTAAAATTTTAGTCAATAATAGTTGTGTAAACCTTCCTTGTATAACTGACCCAATCTTTTAAAGAAGGGTTTACTTTCTTGCTGGCTTGACAAGAttcaaaagaaataaaagcaaTAGTAGAAGGTTATACTATGTATATAGTCATATAGTATAGTTATATAGTCATAAGTTTGACTTTTTAAGTGTATATAATTTGCATCAAAATCAAATATGTGGATGAAAACCGGCATAATTTTCCACAAAGTATTTAAAATTcacatataattaattaaataccaaTTTATATTGTAATTCAAGTTCTTGTAGCATATAATCAAATTCAAATCAAGTTTAAACAAATCTAACAGTCACCCACATTTTAGCAGGCCACTGTTGATGTGTTCTGATTACCTAATATGTATGTTTTGTAAATACTGTTTAAACTCATCCATGCTTTAATCCTGACCTCCTCTATCATTGCTGCTTCTAATCACTGCTGCCCTAAACTAGGGCTGAAATTGGGTTTCAGCACAGTGCTGATTGACATAGATATGGATGTTATCACATCTTGGTGATATAACGCTCACCTAATTTACTCTGTGATGACAGAAATCCACTAAAAAGGCAGATCTGTTGGATGGGCTTAAGCTGCTCAAATGAACTGAAGCCCTTATATGGTCCAAATTAAGGTAAACAGAGTGATTTGGCAAGTTTTCAGTCGTGTTTGTGATCATGGTAGACCTGCCAGTTTCCAGGTACAGTCTCGACAGTCGGAACCGGCACGAAAAGTCCCAGAACCCAATGGGAACCAAAAACGTCAGTCAGGTTTGCTCGCCAGGTACCACGACACTCCGACAACTGGCCTTTCTGCAGTTCACACCAGGTCTGTCCTCGGGCCACTAGCAGAAGCTGTTGACAGCAGAAACCAACACTCACTAATCCAATACCCAGCCAGATGTACAGCATTATCACCAGAAAGAACTGGAGACCTGAAATCAAACCTGAAGAGAGAAAACGAGTATTATCATATCCattgataaacaaagcaaagcaCATTTCAGGAAAATCCAACACCATGTCATGGCAATCccaaactttttgatttagtggctaattcatatactcatttgtacattttagtacaatttgctcatcctcaattaggggtagggttaggagtGGGATTGGCAGACATGGCTccttttaaaaagtgtaattatGTTGGCACCAACAGCCTAGTGGCAAAGTACGCTGACATATAGCACTGTGGTGCTGGCGGTGACCTGAGATTGATTcccggctcaaggtcctttgctgatcctttccCCTCACTCTGCTCTCCTTGTATTCAGTGTTGCCAAATATCGCTGACTTTTTcagcccaaaagctgtccaaaacccaCCAAAACgcacaaaaaatattatattaatatcttATTTAATTCTCATGAATTTAAATCGAAATGAAGCTAATTACTTTAACTGTCATGATTTTTAACCACACAGCAAACAACATCAGCTGCCACAACATAACCAGGTCTCATCAGGTCTCATGTTTGCGCTATGCACTGGTTACACCTAACTGAATGGAGCAGGAGGACACAGTTATGGTTTATTATATAAGTCGCATATAAAAGTTACGTTTCAAAACTgcccaaattttgtcaacccgCCAATGCCATTTTTTACCTGCACAGTCAAAATCAAAACTGCTCAATTGGCAACACTGTATTCCTGTCTCAACTCCCCTCTCCCttataataaaggtgaaaaatgggcatttttaaatttttttttgcgttttaatatgaatataaaaccatatgaattcatacaaattagccacttttctgaaaaTATGTAAGTTAAGAGTTTCTTTGTGAGATAAGGCACAAAAAATGGAAGCATGGCTTAATTACTTGGAGGCTGCgaccttttttttaattgtgtttcagTTTCTAGAGAAATCGAATATTAATTGAGAAAACAgtaggcgtggcttgttttttaaactgtgagctgattggatgtagtaaaatgGCCATTTCATTCAGAGAGATCGGGAAAAAGGTTTCGGGAGTTATTAACAACCCAACAGACAGCTCCTCCtcgccatttctgtttgttgtcgaAACTTACAGttgaaggggcgtggttaagtatattagccacacccaatacctcagacagacgtaaTCTGAAAATTGcactaaaaacaaacaggaagtgcattttcagatttcaattttcacttttttgctCTTGAtgacatgcataaataaattgttcaccacaaaactagcaatgtgaacTAAAAAAaccatatggttagttttgatgcCATGTGTACTTTAAACTTACCAAGGAAGAAGTAACCAGTTGAGAGTGGCAGAAGAGTGAGGAACGTCAATGGGTTCTCGAAGGAAATAGAGTACTCTATTGTCAGATATGCCACCCCTATTACCAATGAATATAGACAAGAGCTGGACGTATAGATGCTGAACATAATAAAGTAGCGCATGTTCCTGTTCCCAATACAGTTTCCAGTGAAAAAGCAGTGGTGGTCCCGTTTTAGAATCACCTTTTTGCACACTTTACAGAAGTGGCGTCCATTCAGGAGGTAGTGCGCATCAATTCTGTCCGGGCAGTCGGGTGAACAGACTGGGATAACGGTCTCGTTGGCACTCTCGGATGGGTTCCGTATAGTCATGATGTAATTACCCAGCGCATTCCCCATGAGGAATAGAAAGATACTGATGTGAGCCAGCATTGCGGGATTTATAGTCACATCTGAGCTTTGGAAAATAGTGGGCGTGAAAAGGAGGAAGTGGAGAGCGAATGTGACCACGGTTGCAGCGTAGAAGTATGCAGGAGCAATCGTGTTGAGTAGTTTGAGTTTCCCCATCTTGAACAACATGCctgtgttcaattaaaaaaagacaataaagGTCTTTATTATTCAGAACATCAATCCAATGATTGTTGATCAGTATCAACAATTTGTGCCAATGACTATGGTACACTTTAAAGTAGAGCTGCACCATATTGGAAAGATCTAACGTTGCATTATTTTGTTTTCTGCagtatatattgcgatataaatacaatttcagccAATTTATAATTTGGAttaattgggatgattctgtagcaTCTGCATAAATTGTAATAAACAGTCTACAAGCACAGGATATTACAATAAAGGAAAAGATACAAATGAATTAAACCGTGTTTtctggttttctggggagtctaacagtattcagataaagtaattaaataatcaaatgtaaaataatactgcatcaTCTTCATTGACTATTGCGATCACATTGCGACATCAATGCTGAAACagtatattatgcagccctagtttaaagtgatacatattattgaataaaatatatatatatttttaaagtaaaataaaaaagtttaataaatacaaattaggatttgcttttaatttattcaaaCCCAATCCATCCAAGATGAAAGTGACTTTTTtctgagtttcctccgggtgctccggtttcccccacagaccaaagacatgtggtacaggtgaattgggtaggctaaattgtccgtagtgtatgagtgtctgtatgaatgagtgtgtggatgtttcccagagatgggttgcagctggaagggcatccgctgcgtaacagCGTGCTGGATAGGtcggtagttcattccactgttgcgaccccggattaataaagggattaagccgacaagaaaataaatgaatgaatttacactgtactgTGCTCACAGgtaaaacagttaaataaaacataaacgtttaaattaaaatgtgcttttaaaagctaataaaattggcactgttcttaaaaagtaaaaagaaaactgctgtacttaaatgtaaagtagtATCATAAAGTAgcatattcatcaaaacctggaaatgttttttggacctcataaataaaggtcggaatctgtgcgcgcagaattcctcagatttccacagatttttagcccatcattaattcagtttatttacttgagtaaatctatatttattcagtttttaaaataattacagtaatattattgactaataagaAAATGTTAATCTGATTAATGTAAAatgcagtaatattttctgtcttttagtagaaatatcatatgagagacttgctttgtttaccaaaaaagtggatctaattggatttgcattgtaaacattacgtaaaagttaaaaagatgttattttttatttcacatgttaaggttttagttataatacttattagtattatacaaaataattctgcagaaatccacagatttttaccaaaattctccttagaaataacaaaaaaacttctgcagattccatctggccctagcaatatgtcatcatattcacttataaactctttttgataaattttgaaacaTACTATGCATGTGTATTtgacttatttgtatatgtttgaAATCTATACATAACTTCAGAATTTAGAACATCAGAAAAGCAAatgattaaactatacctgtcaacattgggatataataATACGGGATACGCCCCAACAACCGTCacaaatatggggaggaaattagcttcaaatgatggaatgcaaacattagaaaatcaaaaataaaattaaaatcaatcgatcacatcgatgttatcgtatgtgtcaaagggttaaaagtgtgttcatgttttactttaattattcagcgGTTCCTCCCTGTACCAATAGAAGGAAGCTTgtgtaccacagtttgaaaaccactgGAGTAGATGGTTACGACTCGGAAGACTCTTCGCGTGTCTGTTATTTTGTTTCATATAGTTTGTTAGTTAGTAAAATGCTTAGGGGGAGTTATAcatagtttgggttttgttcttttcatttcttcaGTGCCGCCTACGTCTCTTCTGCCAGCTGTCTTGTTTTTCCCTGTCTTTGTACTTGTTTCAGagttgtatatattttaaaaacataattttgccTTGCTCATTCTTTAATAATCTACTTTGGTTGGCTTTTGCACTTAATTCCCTATTtgtataatttcattttaattgcaTATAAATGTCAAACTCCACTTTCCCCAAGAaaaacatcaggggtttgtaacaccAAAGACtgtaaaatgttatgtttgttGTACATTGTATTAGGCTCTACAAAGCAGCATTACAACAGAAccctaaaatatatttactatgATAAAATAGCGCTGTTCCTGATCGACTGTGTCATAATAAAAGCTCCACTGCTGTCATGCAGTGTATCAGTCATCTCTTATCAGCAATCAGTTCAACAGTTTGATTTCACTTCGACAGCTATCAATATTACTCTGCTTCAAACTAACATGatacttttggcaatactgcacagaaaccataggtccgtCAATCATAattccagtgctcatttgtaggagaggcttgtgggttgttggtaaaaaaaaactatggtttgtctaaccccattactttgttcattatttgaccaaaaccaaaaagtgttacttgcCCCCCGCTCTCCCCTATTGTCAAGGCCCAGGGTATAatctatttttaatttgtaaatattgttttgacACCTgcagtattgttcattattgacTTTAATTTTCATGAGTCACTAGGGGCCAGTTTAAtctaaaagtaaaaacagaatagAAAACCCACTAATATGGACATTTAGAACATTTTCCATGAACTATCCCTCACAAAACTGATAAgtttttcatattattaataCGTACCTTTGGCTGaccaaataaaaagtaaagaatGATATCAGTAGATGTACTGGAATGCTTTCTGAATATAATATGTCTCCAACAAGTGTTGCACAGGAAAGTGTTACTAAATAAGTGTTACTAAATCATTTATTTCATGGATAAATATCAATTGTACTACAAAACTGAACAGCAGAATAGTGATATGCggatcgatactaaaatatcgatatctcCGATACCAGCTTTGTATGTTTTAGAATTGATTATCTGATCAAAATATCGATATTTCAGTAATTTGGAGCAAATGTATAGCAACCACAATTACCCTAGTTTATCTGAATAATGTACAATTAGTCGGAACTACTTGTTCTTCCACCTGCCAAGTCAAGTGCGTAATATGGCACTGTACAACTGCACAGCATGTAGCTAGCCACTCAGTCCACTGGCGTGGCACCTGTTGTTCAGTCATGCAGTCATTGAATGTGGGTGACCGCAAGCGAAGTATGTGTGAAGCTACTTGACTTCCATAAACTCAAACAATGCTGTTTGTGACACGTGTAACAAAACAGTGAGGTACTCTGGTAAAaccacaaacctaatcaaacatctACATATAAATCACAAGATAGAATATGACAACATCATAACTAGGCGCTCATTAAGAGGAGGAAAGGAGAGGCACAGGTGCTGCTAGGGCAAGACAGACATCGCTTTTAAAGTCCTTAGGCGCAGCAGGCAAGCGCTATCCAAGTACAGAGGGAGAAAATGTGgcgatgtggctgtattttgGGGGCTTGGGTTCTTGTGACAATGATAAAGCAACGGAAAAAGGTTAAAAATCTTCAAGGGGACCAAAATGTGAGAATGTTTATCGTTTTATGTTAAGGTGTTCAGGTAGGCGTTTTAAGATATACATTTTCAGATGCTGTCAATTAATATGTAAGTTGGCTCTTTTTTTATGATAATTCTTCctcaataaacaagaataacccgTAATATGTCTCTTATTTAGTATAAAGTACATTATTTGATACTTTAATTTTCCAAACTGTAATTTTAGGCAAAGTATCGGTATCGGATCGGTATCGCCGATACTCGCCGTGTTTTTACTTGGTATCGGATCGGATAGTGGTAAACCAGTGGTATCGCACATCACTACTGCAGAAATTATGCGTTTCATACATGTTTCCTAAATATTCTCACGTCTTCCATTGGTCGGCAAAAAAAAATAGTCCCGCCCCAAAATTATGCCAGTGGTTGAGTCCATGTTGCCATGAAGGACTAAAAAAAGCAGTGCTGCTTAGTGCTGAAGAATGAACTTTAAACGAAATTGTGGACAGTATCTGACACAGAAACATATGCACATTAAATATGCTAATCAAAGAATGCACTCTATTTATCCATCGATCTATTTTTATATGTGTGCTAATTTACCATCACTTGTTAAACTGCACGATTAACATCGTTAAAGTGTCATGTACAGTACAGCTTATCATGACGCGATAATATCTCCAACAATGGAGAAAAGGGTCTGAACATCATCTTATGATCTTAAAACAATTGGTAGAGCTCTAATACACATCACAAATTAAATCCACAAGCAGTATTATATGCTAAAGATATGGTTTATGACGATTATACAATGCCTGAAGCATCATACAGCAGCTATCTGTTTGAAACAGAAGCAGGATGAGGATGTTGCTCGCTTACCTGACGCCGATTAAAGGAGAGGAGCCGCTGTATCAACACCGTAGTTCATCCCTCGCCGTCGGTGCTACAGCAGATAAACcacatttgattcattcataaaagGCAAATTGGTTATAATTTCGTAATACCCAGAGCATCTGTTCGCGGTGTGTCTCAGTGGTTTAGCACCGCCTGTTGGTGTAGACAAGACAGCATCCAGAAACACTAGACATAGTAATAACAGACAGTAATACGTATAAAACACTGGTAATATGAATGTGTTTACGTATTTTTTGCATGACTTTGCCATTTTATATACGCATCTTTTTTGAATACCACTGAACCATGTTGTTTTGTCTACGATGTAGCTGCACGTTGTATGGCAAGCCATTTAAACATATAGCGCATTGTAGGGTATCACGTTTTTTTAGGATGCTACCGTAGTATACTTTCCATTAAGTATGAGCACTTATCCATAAGCTACTAGTGCTTATTCTTTATattctagtttttattttttactattacgTTTACCTTTTTAGATAATTACTAATTCATtagattgtgttttattaaatccTATCTTTATTTTACAGAGACTACCCAACAAACACATCTACGCTGTAGCAATGTCTACAACGTTGTAATTTTTCAAGGGCAACGTCGCCATTTATGTGCTCTCTACATTGTTACAGCATAGAAATTTAAGATgtgagaaggctgtagcaacgttgtcgTGTGACATTCAGCAACCATGAGACGTTCTTACTACATGTATTAACGCTTTTCCTGGGAGTTTATCAATGctgcctagaatacaggataagcagtaatcattttaattattgtttattcatgtttccttttttaatttaataactgcATATGTAAACTTAAAAGTGTAAGTGCCCCACAAACGTATATAAtcaaacttttttattatatatttcacaacatttaatacatacagtacagacCTAATTACAAGCAAACAGTATGAAAAAAGGTttagattatattaaataattaacactGGATGTCAAAGCTCTGGACTGGAGAATACAGCAGCCCGTGGAGCGCAGCCAAAGGCCAGGTGTAGTGGAGAACGCAGTCAGAGAAAGAAATCCAACAGAGAATGCAGTTCAGAGATGGATCCACAGCAGCCACAAGTCAAAATAGGCAGAGAACAAGAGAAAACTGATCAGAGCTTGACACAACAGGACTACACAAATGACCACGGATGTCTTCTTTAGTAAgaagaaataaagcaatactCACGTCTCCTCTGTTGTTGTTGAATGAGACGCCGAACGGGCTGttaaaattaaaactgattcATAGATGACGAGTAAATGTTGTACAGTTGTCGTCCATGCCGCCTAAGCACAACCTAAAGCAACGGCCGTTAAAGTGGCAACATTATGACACCGTTGTGACAACCTTCGGCAATAACGTAGATCCTCAACCTTTTAACAAGGTTGGTACAacgttgtaggaaggtcgctACATTGAGGCAACGTTGTTTGTTTGTTAGGAAAAGCTTAGATCGGGCCCAAAAAATTAAACCCGGACCCTACCCGAACCCGTGCACCTTGTGTCCGAGCCCGACCTGGTCCAACACATTAACGTAATTATGAGCCTGAGCCCAAATAAAACCCAACTATTTTTTAACATGTGTGCCGTTATAACAGATGTTCTCAACTACAATTCTAAGTTGTTTGAACCACAGAATTTAGTATATATTTATCTTAATGAATAatgctttcccagagatgggttgcggctggaagggcatccgctgcataaaaacgtgctggataagttggtggttcatttcgctgtggcgtccccggattaataaagggactaatctgacaagaaaatgaatgaatgaataatgccaCAAGGACAAAGCATGTAAACCAGTCTGCTTCATGTGTCTGTTAATCGTagaagttacttttttttttttttttgctatcaccTCTTTCACACAACATGTGCGAGCAGagcgtgagcatgtgtgtgtgtgtgtgtgtgtgttttttggaaTCCATTTTAGCACATTAGAATGTCGGCCTGTGGGG from the Danio rerio strain Tuebingen ecotype United States chromosome 17, GRCz12tu, whole genome shotgun sequence genome contains:
- the zdhhc22 gene encoding palmitoyltransferase ZDHHC22, which produces MLFKMGKLKLLNTIAPAYFYAATVVTFALHFLLFTPTIFQSSDVTINPAMLAHISIFLFLMGNALGNYIMTIRNPSESANETVIPVCSPDCPDRIDAHYLLNGRHFCKVCKKVILKRDHHCFFTGNCIGNRNMRYFIMFSIYTSSSCLYSLVIGVAYLTIEYSISFENPLTFLTLLPLSTGYFFLGLISGLQFFLVIMLYIWLGIGLVSVGFCCQQLLLVARGQTWCELQKGQLSECRGTWRANLTDVFGSHWVLGLFVPVPTVETVPGNWQVYHDHKHD